Proteins encoded by one window of Macadamia integrifolia cultivar HAES 741 unplaced genomic scaffold, SCU_Mint_v3 scaffold858, whole genome shotgun sequence:
- the LOC122070204 gene encoding profilin-3-like: protein MSWQSYVDDHLMCDIDGQEGHRLAAAAIIGHDGSVWAQSASFPQCKPAEITDIMNDFAEPGYLAPTGLFLAGTKYMVIQGEPGAVIRGKKGSGGITIKKTNQALIFGIYEEPVAPGQCNMIVERLGDYLIDQGL from the exons ATGTCGTGGCAATCTTACGTCGACGATCATCTCATGTGCGATATCGATGGTCAGGAAGGTCACCGTCTCGCCGCCGCTGCCATCATCGGTCACGACGGAAGTGTCTGGGCTCAGAGCGCTTCATTCCCTCAG TGTAAGCCTGCGGAGATTACAGATATCATGAATGATTTTGCTGAACCAGGCTACCTTGCTCCTACTGGCTTATTCCTTGCGGGAACAAAATACATGGTTATCCAAGGAGAACCTGGAGCTGTGATCCGTGGGAAGAAG GGATCTGGTGGTATCACTATAAAGAAGACCAACCAAGCTCTAATTTTTGGTATCTATGAGGAGCCTGTGGCTCCAGGACAGTGCAACATGATTGTTGAGAGGTTGGGGGATTACCTCATTGATCAGGGTCTGTAG